The Thioalkalivibrio sulfidiphilus HL-EbGr7 genome includes a window with the following:
- a CDS encoding ROK family protein: MYRIGIDLGGTKTEIIVLDGQGREHLRRRVPTPRDDYEATLSTIVSLVREAETDLGATATVGIGTPGAVSARTGRMKNCNSVWLNGQPLREDLEARLERPVRLANDANCLALSEATDGAGAGAGTVFAVILGTGTGAGIVVNGRVLTGANAIAGEWGHNPLPWPRDEERPGPACYCGRQGCLETWLSGPGIAADHLRMTGEALDTRAIAARAAGGDRDCLATLARHQDRLARGLAHVVNILDPDVIVLAGGVSGLPGLIPGVMARWGNYIFSDQVDTRLELARHGDSSGVRGAAWLWAMVSREGAG; this comes from the coding sequence ATGTACCGCATCGGCATCGACCTGGGGGGCACCAAGACCGAGATCATCGTGCTGGACGGGCAGGGCCGCGAACACCTGCGCCGCCGGGTGCCCACGCCGCGGGACGACTATGAGGCAACCCTCTCCACCATCGTCTCCCTGGTGCGCGAGGCGGAGACCGATCTGGGGGCCACGGCGACCGTGGGCATCGGTACGCCCGGCGCCGTCTCGGCGCGCACCGGGCGCATGAAGAACTGCAATTCCGTGTGGCTCAACGGGCAACCCCTGCGGGAGGACCTGGAGGCGCGCCTGGAGCGGCCGGTGCGCCTCGCCAACGATGCCAACTGCCTGGCCCTGTCCGAGGCCACCGACGGGGCGGGAGCGGGGGCCGGGACGGTGTTCGCCGTGATCCTGGGCACGGGCACCGGGGCGGGGATCGTGGTCAATGGCCGGGTGCTGACCGGTGCCAATGCCATCGCCGGGGAATGGGGCCACAACCCCTTGCCCTGGCCCCGGGACGAGGAGCGCCCGGGCCCGGCCTGCTACTGCGGGCGGCAGGGCTGCCTGGAGACCTGGCTGTCGGGGCCGGGCATCGCGGCGGATCATCTGCGCATGACCGGCGAGGCCCTGGACACCCGTGCCATCGCGGCGCGGGCCGCCGGGGGAGACCGGGATTGCCTGGCAACCCTGGCCCGACACCAGGATCGCCTGGCCCGGGGTCTGGCCCACGTGGTCAACATCCTCGATCCGGACGTGATCGTGCTGGCCGGTGGCGTCTCCGGGCTGCCCGGGCTGATCCCGGGGGTGATGGCCCGCTGGGGCAACTATATCTTTTCGGATCAGGTGGATACGCGTCTTGAGCTCGCCCGGCATGGGGATTCCAGCGGGGTGCGGGGCGCGGCCTGGCTGTGGGCCATGGTTTCCCGGGAGGGTGCAGGCTGA
- a CDS encoding cob(I)yrinic acid a,c-diamide adenosyltransferase, with protein sequence MGNRLTRIYTRTGDDGSTGLATGLRVPKDSARIEVMGDVDELNSLLGVMLAEPVPVQLSELLLEVQHDLFDLGGELAMPGESLMQAARVAWLETRLDQINETLPPLKEFILPGGGRAAALCQLARAVCRRAERHLVHLSRDEPVTEVSRQYLNRLSDLLFVMARVLAREVGEGEVFWKSRRMKDAEK encoded by the coding sequence ATGGGCAACCGACTCACCCGCATCTATACCCGCACCGGCGACGATGGCAGCACCGGGCTGGCCACGGGGCTGCGCGTGCCCAAGGACTCGGCGCGCATCGAGGTGATGGGCGACGTGGACGAACTCAACAGCCTGCTCGGCGTCATGCTGGCCGAGCCGGTGCCGGTGCAGCTTTCGGAGCTGTTGCTGGAGGTCCAGCATGACCTGTTCGACCTGGGTGGCGAACTGGCCATGCCCGGGGAGTCCCTGATGCAGGCTGCCCGGGTGGCGTGGCTGGAGACGCGCCTGGATCAGATCAACGAGACCCTGCCCCCGCTCAAGGAATTCATCCTCCCGGGGGGCGGCCGGGCCGCCGCGCTCTGCCAGCTGGCCCGCGCCGTGTGCCGCCGCGCGGAACGTCACCTGGTGCACCTGTCGCGGGATGAGCCCGTCACCGAGGTGTCCCGGCAGTACCTGAACCGGCTCTCCGACCTGCTGTTCGTCATGGCCCGGGTGCTGGCCCGGGAGGTGGGGGAGGGGGAGGTGTTCTGGAAAAGCAGAAGGATGAAGGACGCGGAGAAGTGA
- a CDS encoding TonB-dependent receptor domain-containing protein — protein sequence MLSSCLFVAPLEAADELEPIIVTTPMRMAQTVDDSLHPVSVITREDIERLQPNSVPELIRGLPGVQVGASGGFGKQTGVFLRGANANQMIVLVDGVRAGSATAGGAAWEFIPVDQIERIEVVRGPRASAYGADAVGGVIQIFTRSPAREPVRELMVGYGRYNTRQASASVSADSGAWRYHLGASHLASDGYDVLRGGDPDDDGYRNDAVNARLGYRMDNGVDLEWRLLRAQGRTEFDSLWTSGTHEEDFVQQAASVQLSGPAGSAGGWRVIAGETRDERDTLDGDGRYRYDTRRRNLSAQTDWLLSRTQLSLGADYLHDQVSGSTDFARDSRDSRAVFAQLHSEWSRHQFGAGLRNDWYSDFGTHGTGDLAWAYRLDEAWRIRGSAGTAFRAPTFNDLYFPWGLGNPDLDPERARNLEAGLEYGRAGHRLGLNVFENRVRDLIIYDTDTFTMQNINRARITGAEASWQWAGRDWQLAASYTWLHARDEATGNQLPRRARHSARLDADRSLGALRYGLSLIGQGRRYDDPSNTLELPGYVTMDLRGGYRLDRHWELSAAWNNVFDRDYETVAGYRQPGQALNVSLRGRF from the coding sequence GTGCTTTCATCCTGCCTGTTCGTCGCACCGCTTGAGGCCGCCGACGAACTGGAACCCATCATCGTCACCACGCCGATGCGCATGGCGCAGACCGTGGATGACAGCCTGCACCCGGTATCGGTCATCACCCGGGAAGACATCGAACGACTGCAACCGAACAGCGTGCCGGAGCTGATCCGTGGCCTGCCCGGTGTGCAGGTCGGCGCCAGTGGCGGCTTCGGCAAGCAGACCGGTGTGTTCCTGCGTGGCGCCAATGCCAACCAGATGATCGTGCTGGTGGATGGTGTGCGCGCGGGTTCCGCCACTGCCGGCGGCGCCGCCTGGGAATTCATCCCGGTGGATCAGATCGAGCGCATCGAGGTGGTGCGCGGTCCGAGGGCCAGCGCCTACGGGGCCGATGCGGTGGGCGGCGTGATCCAGATCTTCACCCGCAGCCCGGCGCGTGAGCCCGTGCGCGAGCTTATGGTGGGCTACGGGCGCTACAACACCCGCCAGGCCAGTGCGTCCGTCTCGGCGGACAGCGGTGCCTGGCGCTACCACCTGGGCGCCAGTCACCTGGCCAGCGACGGCTACGATGTGCTGCGCGGCGGCGACCCTGACGATGACGGTTATCGCAACGATGCCGTCAATGCACGCCTGGGCTACCGTATGGACAACGGCGTTGACCTTGAGTGGCGGCTGTTGCGCGCCCAGGGTCGCACGGAGTTCGACTCCTTGTGGACGTCCGGAACACACGAGGAGGACTTCGTCCAGCAGGCCGCCTCGGTGCAGCTTTCCGGCCCGGCGGGCAGTGCGGGCGGCTGGCGCGTGATCGCGGGCGAGACCCGTGATGAGCGCGACACCCTGGATGGCGATGGCCGTTATCGCTATGACACCCGCCGCCGCAATCTCAGCGCGCAGACGGACTGGCTGTTGAGCCGTACACAGCTGAGCCTGGGGGCGGATTATCTGCATGACCAGGTCTCCGGCAGCACGGACTTTGCCCGGGACAGTCGCGACAGTCGCGCCGTGTTCGCGCAGCTGCACTCGGAGTGGTCCCGCCATCAGTTCGGCGCGGGCCTGCGCAACGACTGGTACAGCGATTTCGGCACCCATGGCACCGGCGACCTGGCCTGGGCCTACAGGCTCGACGAGGCCTGGCGGATCCGGGGCAGCGCAGGCACGGCCTTCAGGGCACCGACCTTCAACGACCTGTACTTCCCCTGGGGACTCGGCAACCCGGACCTCGACCCGGAACGCGCCCGCAATCTGGAGGCGGGCCTGGAGTACGGCCGGGCAGGCCACCGGCTGGGTCTGAATGTCTTCGAGAATCGGGTCCGTGATCTGATCATCTATGACACGGACACGTTCACCATGCAGAACATCAACCGGGCCCGCATCACCGGTGCGGAGGCCAGCTGGCAGTGGGCCGGGCGGGACTGGCAGCTCGCGGCCAGCTACACCTGGTTGCATGCCCGGGACGAGGCGACCGGCAATCAGTTGCCCCGTCGCGCACGTCACAGTGCCCGCCTGGACGCGGACCGATCCCTCGGCGCACTGCGCTACGGTCTCAGCCTGATCGGGCAGGGACGACGCTATGACGATCCGTCCAATACCCTCGAACTGCCCGGCTATGTCACCATGGACCTGCGCGGGGGGTACCGGCTGGATCGTCACTGGGAACTCTCCGCCGCCTGGAACAACGTGTTCGACCGGGACTACGAGACCGTGGCCGGTTACCGTCAGCCGGGGCAGGCATTGAACGTATCCCTGCGCGGCAGGTTCTGA
- the phoU gene encoding phosphate signaling complex protein PhoU, which translates to MEKTRLGGHYLEKYDEELESVRNRVLSMGGLVEEQISNAILALGSGDAKLAEEVMANDMKVNGFEVAIDEQCSQILARHQPAATDLRFLLAVIKTITDLERIGDQAERVARMAIHLAEKDRPKNQYADVVALGERVLKMVHEALDAFARMDVGAAVAVARSDAAVDNDYEAIMRQSITFMMEDPRTISRAMDVIWAIRALERIGDHSRNMCEYVVYLVKGKDVRHISIDQMEEAALGKRAE; encoded by the coding sequence ATGGAAAAAACCCGTCTTGGCGGTCACTACCTGGAGAAATACGACGAGGAACTGGAGTCGGTGCGCAACCGGGTGCTGTCCATGGGTGGGCTGGTCGAGGAACAGATCAGCAATGCCATCCTGGCCCTGGGCAGCGGCGATGCCAAGCTGGCCGAAGAAGTCATGGCCAATGACATGAAGGTCAACGGCTTCGAGGTGGCTATCGACGAGCAGTGCTCCCAGATCCTGGCCCGTCACCAGCCCGCCGCCACCGACCTGCGTTTCCTGCTCGCCGTCATCAAGACCATTACCGACCTGGAGCGCATCGGCGACCAGGCCGAACGCGTGGCCCGTATGGCCATACACCTGGCCGAGAAGGACCGTCCCAAGAACCAGTATGCCGACGTGGTGGCCCTGGGCGAGCGTGTGCTCAAGATGGTCCACGAGGCTTTGGACGCCTTCGCCCGCATGGACGTGGGAGCCGCCGTCGCCGTGGCCCGCTCCGATGCCGCCGTCGACAACGACTACGAAGCCATCATGCGCCAGAGCATCACCTTCATGATGGAAGACCCGCGCACCATCAGCCGTGCCATGGACGTGATCTGGGCGATCCGCGCGCTGGAGCGCATCGGGGATCACTCTCGTAACATGTGCGAGTACGTGGTGTATCTGGTCAAGGGCAAGGATGTGCGGCACATCAGTATTGATCAGATGGAAGAGGCGGCATTGGGGAAACGGGCGGAGTGA
- the pstB gene encoding phosphate ABC transporter ATP-binding protein PstB yields the protein MDGTNSMSQQNTMTHSMGNKLFEGLERKKLNLDNEDISIEVKGLNLYYGNDIALKNVSMKIPRKRVTAFIGPSGCGKSTLLRCFNRMNDLIDSCRVEGEIALDGNDIYARGVDVAELRRRVGMVFQKPNPFPKSIYENIAYGLRLQGVKDRKVLDEVVERSLKGAALWDEVKDRLHENAFGLSGGQQQRLVIARAIAIEPEVLLLDEPASALDPISTAKIEELIDELKDNYTILIVTHNMQQAARVSDYTAYMYLGELVEFDDTLTVFTNPAQKATEDYITGRYG from the coding sequence ATGGACGGGACTAATTCCATGAGCCAGCAGAACACCATGACCCACAGCATGGGCAACAAGCTCTTCGAAGGCCTCGAGCGCAAGAAGCTGAATCTCGACAACGAGGACATCTCGATCGAGGTGAAGGGTCTGAACCTCTACTACGGGAACGACATCGCGCTCAAGAACGTCAGCATGAAGATTCCGCGCAAGCGTGTGACGGCCTTCATCGGGCCCAGCGGCTGTGGCAAGTCGACGCTGCTGCGCTGCTTCAATCGCATGAATGACCTGATCGACAGCTGCCGTGTGGAAGGTGAGATCGCGCTGGATGGCAACGACATCTATGCCCGCGGTGTCGATGTGGCGGAACTGCGTCGCCGGGTGGGCATGGTGTTCCAGAAGCCCAACCCCTTCCCCAAGAGCATCTACGAGAACATCGCCTACGGCCTGCGCCTGCAGGGTGTGAAGGATCGCAAGGTGCTCGACGAGGTGGTGGAGCGTTCCCTGAAGGGCGCCGCCCTCTGGGACGAGGTCAAGGACCGTTTGCACGAGAACGCCTTCGGCCTGTCCGGCGGTCAGCAGCAGCGTCTCGTGATTGCCCGGGCCATCGCCATCGAGCCCGAGGTGCTGCTGCTCGACGAGCCGGCTTCCGCCCTGGACCCTATCTCCACGGCCAAGATCGAGGAGCTGATCGACGAGCTCAAGGATAACTACACCATCCTGATCGTGACCCACAACATGCAGCAGGCGGCTCGCGTGTCCGACTACACCGCCTACATGTACCTGGGCGAGCTGGTCGAGTTCGACGACACCCTGACGGTGTTCACCAACCCGGCCCAGAAGGCCACCGAGGATTACATCACCGGCCGGTACGGCTGA
- the pstA gene encoding phosphate ABC transporter permease PstA, which produces MKEWWKSGSPWIWLNGGAVSISIIMVFGLLTLILVRGFGHFWPHAVVEFSYEMPGQERVQVIGELRRSETLTGQALREAGVPLPQAQLLATRHLFKLGNRDVTGRDFSYYIDDFMGEWRYPRDMAVLERREWGDFYGRPLRILEGTVVVAEGEAVWDELQARIKRTTSLFDEIRRIERHEIGNINFRLERVRLDQRRAELRDTLTPELERDFAGRRAALNQEYAVLQERLDKLIAEAQRDSLVMLVAGGREVTIRMDRIVKAWQPNNMSIPSKVVFYAKTFFDFIFGYPREANTEGGIFPAIFGTVTMVLVMSIIVTPFGVLAAIYLREYAKQGPLLRTIRISVYNLAGVPSIVFGVFGLGFFVYVMGGGIDRIFYPEALPAPTFGTPGLFWASLTLALLTLPVVIVSTEEGLARIPSTIRQGSLALGATKGETLWKVVVPLATPAMMTGLILAIARAAGEVAPLMLVGVVKLAPTLPIDGNFPFVHLERKIMHLGFHIYDVGFQSPHAEAAEALVYATALILVLLIVMLNLTAITIRNHLREKYRAESD; this is translated from the coding sequence ATGAAAGAGTGGTGGAAGAGCGGTTCTCCCTGGATCTGGCTGAACGGCGGTGCCGTGAGCATCAGCATCATCATGGTGTTCGGCCTGCTGACGCTGATCCTGGTGCGGGGGTTCGGGCATTTCTGGCCCCACGCGGTGGTGGAGTTCAGCTACGAGATGCCGGGCCAGGAGCGCGTCCAGGTGATCGGCGAGCTGCGCCGTTCCGAAACCCTGACCGGCCAGGCCCTGCGTGAGGCCGGCGTGCCGTTGCCCCAGGCCCAGCTGCTGGCCACACGGCACCTCTTCAAACTCGGCAACCGGGACGTGACAGGGCGGGACTTCTCGTACTACATCGACGACTTCATGGGCGAGTGGCGTTATCCCCGGGACATGGCCGTGCTGGAGCGCCGTGAGTGGGGTGATTTCTACGGGCGGCCCCTGCGAATCCTGGAAGGCACGGTGGTCGTGGCTGAAGGTGAGGCGGTCTGGGACGAGTTGCAGGCACGCATCAAGCGCACCACCAGCCTGTTCGATGAGATCCGGCGTATCGAGCGCCACGAGATCGGCAACATCAACTTCCGTCTCGAACGGGTGCGCCTGGACCAGCGTCGCGCCGAGTTGCGCGATACGCTGACCCCTGAGCTGGAACGGGACTTCGCCGGACGCCGTGCGGCCCTGAATCAGGAATACGCAGTGCTGCAGGAGCGCCTGGACAAGCTCATTGCCGAGGCCCAGCGGGACTCCCTGGTCATGCTCGTGGCCGGTGGCCGCGAGGTGACCATCCGCATGGATCGCATCGTGAAGGCCTGGCAGCCCAACAACATGTCGATCCCCTCGAAGGTGGTCTTCTACGCCAAGACCTTCTTCGACTTCATCTTCGGCTACCCCCGCGAGGCCAACACCGAGGGCGGCATCTTCCCGGCCATCTTCGGCACCGTGACCATGGTGCTGGTGATGTCCATCATCGTGACCCCCTTCGGCGTGCTGGCGGCCATCTACCTGCGCGAGTATGCCAAGCAGGGGCCGTTGCTCAGGACCATCCGCATCTCCGTGTATAACCTGGCGGGCGTGCCCTCCATCGTGTTCGGCGTGTTCGGTCTGGGATTCTTCGTCTACGTCATGGGCGGGGGCATCGACCGGATCTTCTATCCAGAGGCCCTGCCGGCACCCACCTTCGGCACCCCGGGCCTGTTCTGGGCCTCCCTGACGCTCGCCCTGCTCACCCTGCCGGTGGTGATCGTCTCGACAGAAGAGGGGCTGGCGCGCATCCCGTCCACCATCCGCCAGGGCTCACTGGCCCTGGGCGCCACCAAGGGTGAGACCCTCTGGAAGGTGGTGGTGCCGCTTGCAACCCCCGCCATGATGACCGGTCTGATCCTGGCCATCGCCCGGGCGGCCGGCGAGGTGGCGCCGCTGATGCTGGTGGGCGTGGTCAAGCTCGCGCCGACCCTGCCCATCGACGGCAACTTCCCCTTCGTGCATCTTGAGCGCAAGATCATGCACCTGGGCTTCCACATCTACGATGTCGGATTCCAGAGCCCCCATGCGGAGGCCGCCGAGGCGCTGGTCTATGCCACGGCCCTGATCCTGGTGCTGCTGATCGTGATGCTCAACCTCACGGCCATCACCATCCGAAACCACCTGCGCGAGAAATACCGCGCGGAATCCGACTGA